One genomic segment of Brassica napus cultivar Da-Ae chromosome A3, Da-Ae, whole genome shotgun sequence includes these proteins:
- the LOC106440286 gene encoding inositol transporter 4, whose protein sequence is MVEGGIAKADKTEFTECWRTTWKTPYIMRLAFSAGIGGLLFGYDTGVISGALLFIKEDFDEVDKKTWLQSTIVSMAVAGAIVGAAVGGWINDRFGRRMSILIADVLFLIGAIVMAFAPAPWVIIVGRIFVGFGVGMASMTSPLYISEASPARIRGALVSTNGLLITGGQFFSYLINLAFVHTPGTWRWMLGVAGVPAIVQFVLMLSLPESPRWLYRKDRVAESRAILERIYPAEEVEAEMEALRVSVEAEKADEAIIGDSFGAKLKGAFANPVVRRGLAAGVTVQVAQQFVGINTVMYYSPSIVQFAGYASNSTAMALSLITSGLNAIGSIVSMMFVDRYGRRKLMIISMFGIISCLIILATVFSQAAIHAPKIDALESTTFSPNATCPAFAPLATPNAPPSGWNCMKCLRSECGFCASGVQPYAPGACVVLSDDMKATCHSKGRTYFKDGCPSKFGFLAIVFLGLYIVVYAPGMGTVPWIVNSEIYPLRYRGLGGGIAAVSNWVSNLIVSESFLSLTHALGSSGTFLLFAGFSTVGLFFIWLLVPETKGLQFEEVEKLLEAGYKPSLLRRRNKAKGVDTA, encoded by the exons ATGGTGGAAGGAGGAATAGCCAAAGCAGACAAAACAGAGTTCACAGAGTGTTGGAGAACAACATGGAAGACACCTTACATCATGCGCCTCGCCTTCTCCGCCGGAATCGGAGGTCTTCTCTTCGGCTACGACACCGGCGTCATCTCCGGCGCTCTTCTCTTCATCAAAGAGGATTTCGACGAAGTCGACAAGAAGACATGGCTTCAGTCGACGATCGTCAGCATGGCGGTGGCCGGAGCCATCGTCGGAGCAGCCGTCGGAGGTTGGATCAACGATAGGTTCGGCAGGAGGATGTCGATCTTGATCGCCGACGTGCTTTTCCTGATCGGCGCCATCGTCATGGCGTTTGCTCCGGCTCCTTGGGTGATCATCGTCGGAAGAATCTTCGTCGGGTTCGGAGTTGGTATGGCGTCGATGACGTCGCCGCTTTACATATCGGAAGCTTCTCCGGCGAGGATTAGAGGAGCGCTTGTTAGTACCAACGGTCTTCTCATCACCGGGGGACAGTTCTTCTCTTACCTCATCAATCTCGCCTTTGTCCAC ACTCCGGGAACATGGAGGTGGATGTTGGGAGTTGCGGGAGTTCCGGCGATAGTTCAGTTTGTGTTGATGCTGTCTTTACCGGAGTCTCCACGGTGGTTGTACAGAAAAGACAGGGTTGCGGAGTCGAGAGCGATTCTCGAGAGAATATACCCGGcggaggaggtggaggcggaGATGGAGGCGTTGAGAGTGTCTGTGGAGGCAGAGAAGGCGGACGAGGCTATTATCGGAGATAGTTTCGGCGCCAAGCTCAAAGGAGCGTTTGCAAATCCTGTTGTCCGACGTGGACTAGCCGCTGGTGTTACGGTCCAGGTGGCACAGCAGTTTGTGGGGATCAACACGGTGATGTACTACAGTCCCTCCATTGTGCAGTTCGCTGGCTACGCGTCCAACAGTACAGCGATGGCTTTGTCTCTTATAACTTCTGGTCTGAACGCGATTGGTTCGATTGTGAGCATGATGTTTGTGGATCGGTACGGTAGAAGGAAGCTGATGATCATCTCTATGTTTGGGATCATATCGTGTCTTATCATCTTAGCCACGGTGTTCTCACAAGCGGCCATTCATGCCCCCAAGATCGATGCATTGGAGTCAACCACGTTTTCTCCAAACGCTACTTGTCCAGCGTTTGCGCCGCTCGCGACCCCAAACGCTCCTCCCTCGGGGTGGAACTGTATGAAGTGTCTCAGGTCAGAATGTGGGTTCTGTGCCAGTGGAGTACAGCCGTATGCGCCAGGAGCATGCGTGGTGTTATCAGACGACATGAAGGCGACGTGTCACTCAAAGGGAAGAACGTACTTCAAAGATGGGTGTCCAAGCAAGTTTGGATTCTTGGCTATAGTGTTTTTGGGGCTTTACATTGTGGTGTACGCACCAGGTATGGGTACTGTCCCATGGATTGTCAACTCTGAGATCTATCCGCTTAGATATAGAGGTCTTGGAGGAGGTATAGCCGCGGTCTCGAATTGGGTCTCTAATCTGATTGTGAGCGAGAGCTTTCTCTCACTCACACATGCTCTCGGCTCTTCTGGGACTTTCCTTCTCTTTGCTGGCTTCTCCACGGTTGGACTCTTCTTCATTTGGCTGCTTGTGCCTGAGACTAAAGGACTTCAGTTTGAGGAGGTCGAGAAGTTGCTCGAGGCTGGCTACAAGCCTAGTCTCTTGCGTCGGAGGAACAAGGCCAAAGGTGTTGATACAGCTTAA
- the LOC106440288 gene encoding U-box domain-containing protein 4-like has product MVSVEDPLSHSNLTRFQSTTNFYGSPSSPSTERIHRQAGRSMRTVRSSFYQSGDQSCSFVGDEFLSDSVVDIRLGELASKNTNSSPHSKASSVIDEVFLDISQAFSDFSACSSDISGELHRLACLPSPDVNENVGMQDPEPCLGFLERESFSTEIIECISPEDLQPTVKLCVDGLRSSSVAIKRSAAAKLRLLAKNREDNRLLIGESGAIQALIPLLRCNDPLTQEHAVTALLNLSLHDQNKSVIVAGGAIKPLVWVLKTGTETSKQNAACALLSLALVEENKNSIGACGAIPPLVSLILNGSCRGKKDAVTTLYKLCTLRQNKERAVAAGAVKPLVELVGEEGTGMAEKAMVVLSSLAGVEEGKEAIVEEGGIVALVEAIEDGSVKGKEFAVLTLLQLCGESVRNRGLLVREGAIPPLVGLSQSGSVSVRAKRKAERLLGYLREPRKEGSSSSS; this is encoded by the exons ATGGTTTCCGTGGAGGATCCGTTATCACATTCGAACTTAACCCGCTTCCAATCAACAACAAACTTCTACGGCTCACCTTCTTCCCCGTCGACGGAGAGGATACACCGTCAAGCTGGCCGGTCGATGAGAACAGTTAGATCTAGCTTCTACCAAAGCGGAGACCAGTCCTGCTCATTCGTCGGCGACGAGTTCCTTTCCGATTCCGTCGTCGACATTAGGCTCGGCGAGCTTGCTTCGAAGAACACCAACTCATCGCCCCATTCGAAAGCTTCCTCAGTGATAGATGAAGTCTTCCTCGACATCTCTCAAGCGTTTAGCGATTTCTCCGCGTGTAGCAGCGATATCTCCGGTGAGCTTCATCGTCTCGCTTGCTTGCCGTCGCCGGACGTTAACGAGAACGTGGGAATGCAGGATCCGGAGCCGTGTCTAGGGTTTCTGGAGAGGGAAAGCTTCTCCACGGAGATCATCGAGTGTATCTCGCCGGAAGATCTGCAGCCGACGGTGAAGCTCTGCGTCGACGGGCTTCGCTCATCTTCCGTTGCTATTAAACGATCTGCCGCCGCGAAGCTGAGGCTACTGGCGAAGAATCGTGAGGATAACCGTTTGTTGATTGGTGAATCTGGAGCTATTCAAGCTTTGATTCCGCTTCTTCGTTGCAACGATCCGTTGACGCAGGAGCATGCGGTTACAGCTCTGTTGAACCTCTCTCTTCACGATCAGAACAAGTCTGTTATTGTTGCGGGAGGAGCTATCAAGCCGTTGGTGTGGGTGCTTAAGACGGGGACGGAGACTTCTAAGCAGAACGCTGCGTGCGCGTTGCTAAGCCTTGCGCTTGTGGAGGAGAACAAGAACTCGATCGGAGCGTGCGGTGCGATTCCGCCGCTTGTTTCTCTTATATTGAATGGATCTTGCAGGGGGAAGAAGGACGCGGTCACGACGCTTTACAAGCTTTGCACGCTTCggcagaataaagagagagcgGTTGCAGCTGGAGCGGTGAAGCCGTTGGTGGAGCTTGTGGGGGAGGAAGGGACTGGGATGGCGGAGAAGGCGATGGTTGTTCTGAGTAGCTTGGCGGGGGTTGAGGAAGGTAAAGAGGCTATTGTTGAGGAAGGAGGGATTGTAGCGCTTGTGGAGGCGATTGAGGATGGATCGGTGAAAGGGAAAGAGTTTGCTGTGTTGACGTTGTTGCAGCTTTGTGGTGAGAGTGTTAGGAACCGTGGGTTGCTTGTGAGGGAAGGTGCGATTCCTCCGCTTGTGGGTCTTTCTCAGAGTGGCAGCGTTAGCGTTAGAGCTAAACGCAAG GCAGAAAGACTTCTGGGTTATCTTAGGGAGCCAAGGAAGGAGGGAAGTTCATCAAGCTCTTGA
- the LOC106442550 gene encoding cysteine proteinase inhibitor 4, with product MMRYFICLSLILLPLVYNVEGLKIEPSPWKPIRNVQLGSYVEIGRFAIEEHNKQSKEILAFVKNVRGKEQYDNGLRYALIIATRNSDGVAKNYEAVVFERHVIDRVLESFKPI from the coding sequence atgatgagGTATTTTATTTGTCTCTCACTCATCCTTCTGCCTCTCGTATATAACGTGGAAGGACTTAAAATTGAGCCTAGTCCGTGGAAGCCGATCAGGAATGTACAACTTGGCTCCTACGTAGAGATCGGAAGGTTTGCGATTGAAGAGCATAACAAGCAGTCGAAGGAGATTCTGGCGTTCGTGAAAAACGTTAGGGGAAAAGAGCAATACGACAATGGCCTTAGGTACGCTCTGATAATCGCAACGAGGAATAGCGATGGTGTAGCAAAGAACTATGAGGCTGTCGTGTTTGAAAGGCATGTTATAGATAGGGTCCTTGAGTCTTTCAAGCCGATATAG
- the LOC106440283 gene encoding protein GOLVEN 1-like, with amino-acid sequence MSCSVRSRFAMVLCIIILLLSSNVGYASARRLGLRKHHHKVASLVHGEGKRRVLGGIETGEVVVMDYPQPHRKPPIHNEKA; translated from the coding sequence ATGTCTTGCTCTGTGAGGAGTAGATTCGCGATGGTGTTATGTATCATTATTTTGCTTTTGTCATCCAATGTTGGATATGCCAGTGCTCGTCGGCTAGGGCTTCGCAAGCACCACCACAAGGTTGCTTCTCTCGTACATGGCGAAGGAAAAAGGAGGGTGCTTGGTGGAATCGAGACAGGGGAAGTAGTGGTCATGGACTATCCTCAGCCTCATCGTAAGCCTCCCATCCACAACGAGAAGGCTTAA
- the LOC106440285 gene encoding autophagy-related protein 8f-like, producing MAKSTFKEEHDLEKRSAEAARIREKYSDRIPVIVEKAEKSDIPTIDKKKYLVPADLTVGQFVYVIRKRIKLSSEKAIFIFVDNVLPPTGALMSAVYEEKKDDDGFLYVTYSGENTFGST from the exons ATGGCAAAAAGCACGTTCAAGGAAGAGCATGACCTAG AGAAGAGAAGTGCAGAGGCTGCTCGGATTAGAGAGAAATATTCAGATAGGATTCCG GTGATTGTTGAGAAGGCTGAGAAGAGTGATATACCAACCATCGACAAGAAAAA ataCCTAGTCCCTGCTGATTTGACAGTGGGACAATTCGTGTATGTCATTCGCAAAAGAATCAAACTCAGTTCAGAAAAGGCCATCTTTATATTTGTCGACAATGTCCTTCCTCCAACAG GTGCTCTTATGTCTGCTGTGTATGAAGAGAAAAAGGATGATGATGGGTTCCTCTATGTCACTTAcagcggagaaaacacatttggATCAACATAG
- the LOC106440280 gene encoding leukocyte receptor cluster member 1-like isoform X1: protein MGGHGGLNILPQKRWNVYNFDNREKVRKDEEAAAKEAQIQREEARKRDAQSRLEVLRNVRGLAPLKRPSPEAEKTKDAAPAPAPAEKIVEPEEPKTGHINLFEGIKIFDPIELPKKDGDKPGEEEDHRRKKMRKEAAATARASAKDAAARAGDPDEERYRLGYGVAGKGVKLPWYVENKRKYEDNRVGCGGGEEEEEDDGGRGGESKKKSGKKSLKELREERLKRERVEKERERALFMKQSQRSGGFSRRR from the exons ATGGGAGGCCACGGTGGTTTGAACATCCTCCCGCAGAAGCGGTGGAACGTCTACAACTTCGACAACAGAGAGAAAGTCCGCAAGGACGAGGAAGCCGCCGCGAAGGAAGCTCAGATTCAGCGCGAGGAAGCTAGAAAGCGAGACGCCCAGTCTCGTCTCGAGGTCCTCCGCAACGTCCGCGGCTTAGCTCCTCTCAAACGACCTTCTCCCGAGGCGGAGAAAACTAAAGACGCCGCTCCTGCTCCTGCTCCGGCGGAAAAGATTGTTGAACCGGAGGAGCCTAAGACTGGTCACATCAATCTCTTCGAAGGGATCAAGATCTTCGACCCCATTGAGCTGCCGAAGAAGGATGGTGATAAGCCTGGGGAGGAGGAAGATCacaggaggaagaagatgaggaaaGAAGCTGCTGCGACTGCTAGAGCCTCTGCGAAAGATGCTGCTGCGAGGGCGGGGGATCCAGATGAGGAGAGGTATAGGTTGGGGTATGGTGTTGCTGGTAAAGGAGTGAAGCTTCCTTGGTACGTTGAGAACAAACGTAAGTATGAAGATAATAGAGTTGGTTGTGGTGGtggtgaggaggaggaggaggatgatggtGGACGTGGAGGTGAGTCTAAGAAGAAGAGTGGGAAGAAGAGCTTGAAGGAGCTGAGGGAGGAGCGGTTGAAGAGGGAGAGGGTTgagaaggaaagagagagagccCTTTTCATGAAACAGAGCCAGAGAAGCGGTGGCTTTTCACGGAG GCGATGA
- the LOC106440280 gene encoding leukocyte receptor cluster member 1-like isoform X2, with protein sequence MGGHGGLNILPQKRWNVYNFDNREKVRKDEEAAAKEAQIQREEARKRDAQSRLEVLRNVRGLAPLKRPSPEAEKTKDAAPAPAPAEKIVEPEEPKTGHINLFEGIKIFDPIELPKKDGDKPGEEEDHRRKKMRKEAAATARASAKDAAARAGDPDEERYRLGYGVAGKGVKLPWYVENKRKYEDNRVGCGGGEEEEEDDGGRGGESKKKSGKKSLKELREERLKRERVEKERERALFMKQSQRSGGFSRR encoded by the coding sequence ATGGGAGGCCACGGTGGTTTGAACATCCTCCCGCAGAAGCGGTGGAACGTCTACAACTTCGACAACAGAGAGAAAGTCCGCAAGGACGAGGAAGCCGCCGCGAAGGAAGCTCAGATTCAGCGCGAGGAAGCTAGAAAGCGAGACGCCCAGTCTCGTCTCGAGGTCCTCCGCAACGTCCGCGGCTTAGCTCCTCTCAAACGACCTTCTCCCGAGGCGGAGAAAACTAAAGACGCCGCTCCTGCTCCTGCTCCGGCGGAAAAGATTGTTGAACCGGAGGAGCCTAAGACTGGTCACATCAATCTCTTCGAAGGGATCAAGATCTTCGACCCCATTGAGCTGCCGAAGAAGGATGGTGATAAGCCTGGGGAGGAGGAAGATCacaggaggaagaagatgaggaaaGAAGCTGCTGCGACTGCTAGAGCCTCTGCGAAAGATGCTGCTGCGAGGGCGGGGGATCCAGATGAGGAGAGGTATAGGTTGGGGTATGGTGTTGCTGGTAAAGGAGTGAAGCTTCCTTGGTACGTTGAGAACAAACGTAAGTATGAAGATAATAGAGTTGGTTGTGGTGGtggtgaggaggaggaggaggatgatggtGGACGTGGAGGTGAGTCTAAGAAGAAGAGTGGGAAGAAGAGCTTGAAGGAGCTGAGGGAGGAGCGGTTGAAGAGGGAGAGGGTTgagaaggaaagagagagagccCTTTTCATGAAACAGAGCCAGAGAAGCGGTGGCTTTTCACGGAGGTGA
- the LOC106442549 gene encoding putative 57 kDa heat shock protein isoform X2, protein MALILPAYPFPHTFEGYYATNNPFQKHGPKGFTETKMIGVRKLFVRTDLPGVGQDEYTASIDESKKSVTIRTWPPPPGINIAFHPRIYKTTTHLKCDCCEIGSFTHQVSDGVLRLVITMTPINNQDQIPDVQEEGRHRFLHDTDNYAAEFTGHTLLVHPDLLLPEGSPPRMAYAFKQLPDGSAHVSLDMPGVSKGYFTAEVEDGTRVIVTGRAPAVSHDSNGRFYSAIAATISNPTGTNLVFTVEGGPENGVLRLNIRV, encoded by the exons ATGGCGTTGATCTTACCTGCTTATCCTTTCCCCCATACTTTCG AAGGGTATTACGCTACCAACAACCCATTTCAGAAACATGGGCCAAAAGGATTCACCGAAACCAAGATGATTGGGGTCAGGAAATTGTTCGTGAGGACTGATTTACCAGGGGTTGGACAAGATGAGTATACTGCTTCCATTGACGAGTCAAAAAAATCTGTGACTATCAGAACCTGGCCGCCACCTCCCGGCATAAATATCGCATTCCACCCCCGCATATACAAAACCACTACTCATCTCAAGTGCGATTGCTGCGAGATAGGGAGTTTCACCCATCAAGTATCCGACGGCGTTCTCAGACTAGTCATCACCATGACCCCCATCAACAATCAAGATCAGATCCCTGATGTCCAAGAAGAAG GTCGCCACAGATTTCTCCATGACACGGACAAttatg CCGCGGAGTTTACGGGTCATACACTGCTGGTACACCCAGACTTGCTGTTGCCCGAAGGATCGCCGCCGCGTATGGCTTATGCGTTCAAGCAGCTCCCAGACGGCAGCGCACATGTGAGTTTAGACATGCCTGGCGTTTCCAAAGGTTACTTCACTGCCGAAGTCGAGGATGGGACGAGAGTGATTGTGACTGGTCGAGCTCCTGCCGTTAGTCACGACTCAAATGGTCGGTTCTACTCTGCTATCGCGGCTACGATCTCCAATCCTACCGGCACAAACCTCGTTTTTACGGTGGAGGGCGGCCCTGAGAACGGTGTGTTGCGCCTCAACATCCGCGTCTAG
- the LOC106442549 gene encoding putative 57 kDa heat shock protein isoform X1: protein MALILPAYPFPHTFAEGYYATNNPFQKHGPKGFTETKMIGVRKLFVRTDLPGVGQDEYTASIDESKKSVTIRTWPPPPGINIAFHPRIYKTTTHLKCDCCEIGSFTHQVSDGVLRLVITMTPINNQDQIPDVQEEGRHRFLHDTDNYAAEFTGHTLLVHPDLLLPEGSPPRMAYAFKQLPDGSAHVSLDMPGVSKGYFTAEVEDGTRVIVTGRAPAVSHDSNGRFYSAIAATISNPTGTNLVFTVEGGPENGVLRLNIRV from the exons ATGGCGTTGATCTTACCTGCTTATCCTTTCCCCCATACTTTCG CAGAAGGGTATTACGCTACCAACAACCCATTTCAGAAACATGGGCCAAAAGGATTCACCGAAACCAAGATGATTGGGGTCAGGAAATTGTTCGTGAGGACTGATTTACCAGGGGTTGGACAAGATGAGTATACTGCTTCCATTGACGAGTCAAAAAAATCTGTGACTATCAGAACCTGGCCGCCACCTCCCGGCATAAATATCGCATTCCACCCCCGCATATACAAAACCACTACTCATCTCAAGTGCGATTGCTGCGAGATAGGGAGTTTCACCCATCAAGTATCCGACGGCGTTCTCAGACTAGTCATCACCATGACCCCCATCAACAATCAAGATCAGATCCCTGATGTCCAAGAAGAAG GTCGCCACAGATTTCTCCATGACACGGACAAttatg CCGCGGAGTTTACGGGTCATACACTGCTGGTACACCCAGACTTGCTGTTGCCCGAAGGATCGCCGCCGCGTATGGCTTATGCGTTCAAGCAGCTCCCAGACGGCAGCGCACATGTGAGTTTAGACATGCCTGGCGTTTCCAAAGGTTACTTCACTGCCGAAGTCGAGGATGGGACGAGAGTGATTGTGACTGGTCGAGCTCCTGCCGTTAGTCACGACTCAAATGGTCGGTTCTACTCTGCTATCGCGGCTACGATCTCCAATCCTACCGGCACAAACCTCGTTTTTACGGTGGAGGGCGGCCCTGAGAACGGTGTGTTGCGCCTCAACATCCGCGTCTAG
- the LOC125574965 gene encoding putative 57 kDa heat shock protein, translating into MVCFYPATHLPQSSEGFYALNNPFQTNGPKWFCEKKWLGIEVPDMYLRLDLPGVGPDPDDVDVSVVDSKRVLIIKALAPCLNINDSSPRSYETYFRLDCHCCEISSVDNPQVTHGVLRLLVSTTPINIGGSPDDDIHSRLLRLDPDDQEPELSGQIVEPHPGLSEGPASAYEYKQLLGDSVYVRLDMPGVSDVDINVDTVNKRVDVVGEAPTVSHDSGGRSYSAVAAHLGLGALITPPRVEHNVENGVVRLFIHPG; encoded by the exons ATGGTGTGCTTCTACCCTGCTACTCATCTCCCCCAATCTAGCG AAGGGTTTTACGCTCTCAACAACCCATTTCAGACAAATGGGCCAAAATGGTTCTGCGAAAAAAAGTGGCTTGGTATCGAAGTCCCGGACATGTACttgaggttggacttgccgggaGTCGGACCAGATCCAGACGACGTTGATGTTTCTGTTGTCGACTCAAAGAGAGTTTTGATTATCAAAGCCTTGGCGCCATGTCTCAACATAAATGACTCCTCCCCACGCAGCTACGAAACCTACTTCAGACTCGACTGCCATTGCTGCGAGATATCTAGCGTCGACAACCCTCAAGTAACCCACGGGGTTCTAAGGCTACTCGTCTCCACGACCCCCATCAACATCGGAGGCTCTCCCGATGATG ATATTCACAGCCGCCTCCTTCGCTTGGATCCCGATG ACCAGGAGCCGGAGTTATCGGGTCAGATAGTGGAGCCACACCCAGGCTTGAGCGAAGGACCGGCTAGTGCTTATGAGTACAAACAGCTCCTAGGCGACAGCGTATACGTTCGTTTAGACATGCCTGGCGTTTCTGACGTTGACATCAATGTCGACACCGTGAATAAGAGAGTGGATGTGGTTGGTGAGGCTCCTACCGTTAGCCACGACTCAGGTGGTCGATCGTATTCTGCTGTCGCGGCTCATCTCGGCCTTGGTGCCTTGATTACCCCTCCTAGGGTGGAGCACAACGTCGAGAACGGTGTGGTGCGCCTCTTCATCCATCCAGGTTGA